One genomic segment of Sminthopsis crassicaudata isolate SCR6 chromosome 4, ASM4859323v1, whole genome shotgun sequence includes these proteins:
- the LOC141539984 gene encoding uncharacterized protein LOC141539984 isoform X3 has product MSQLLQSIVTVIDVFYNYCGQDEECDTLCKKELKELLNKEMGPLLKNPNNPDTVDVFMQILDRDHDRRVDFTEYLLMVFKLTMACNKSVVNEYCHASGSKQKHQRHHHQEAQNKSEDEEVSTEQESDSSHSSWSSRQGYGSSGSGRSHRRSHRQGSGSIGGERNDSSDHVAHGEGSRRSHHRSSSSHSGSSSQEKYGSKVNKQVGRRHKGSISPSRFSGGEEYEYGTSHSGREERHGFSNSQTGRFEGPEEGFERDRGQGHSSRSHRSSSYESQQSSTYEQHQPNSSHSSNYGQGGSSSGHYSNQGQHGSDSEQYSNYGQNQSGSGQSSGHGHCECGSGQSSSHGQHETGSGQSSNFGTSSGQSSRQRRHGSSSNSQSESWGGHRQSSSSSQSSSHRRHGSGSGQSSGYGQHGSRSGQSSSYGHGAGSGQSSGYGQHGSGSGQSSGYGQYESGSSQSSTCGQHGSGSTGHSESCGGSGHYSSSHQSSGYGQHGSGSGESSSYGQHGSSSGQSSGYGHGSGAGQSSGYGQHGSSSGQSSSYGQHGSSSGQSSGYGQHGSGSGQSSGYGQHGSSSGQSSSYGQHGSGSGSGQSSGYGQHGSSSGQSSGYGQHGSSSGQSSGYGQHGSSSGQSSGYGQHGSGSGSGQSSGYGQHGSSSGQSSGYGQHGSSSGQSSGCGQHGSSSGQSSGYGQHGSSSGQSSGYGQHGSSSGQSSGYGQHGSGSGSGQSSGYGQHGSSSGQSSGYGQHGSSSGQSSGCGQHGSSSGQSSGYGQHGSSSGQSSGYGQHGSSSGQSSGYGQHGSGSGSGQSSGYGQHGSSSGQSSGYGQHGSSSGQSSGYGQHGSSSGQSSGYGQHGSTSGQSSGYGQHGSSSGQSSGYGQHGSGSGQSSGYGQHGSSSGQSSSYGQHGSSSGQSSGYGQHGSGSGQSSGYGQHGSSSGQSSGYGQHGSGSGQSSGYGQHGSSSGQSSGYGQHGSGSGQSSGYGQHGSSSGQSSGYGQHGSSSGQSSGYGQHGSSSGQSSGYGQHGSTSGQSSGYGQHGSSSGQSSGYGQHGSSSGQSSGYGQHGSSSGQSSGYGQHGSSSGQSSGYGQHGSGSGQSSGYGQHGSSSGQSSSHGQHGSGSGQSSGYGQHGSSSGQSSGYGQHGSGSGQSSGYGQHGSSSGQSSGCGQHGSSSGQSSGYGQHGSSSGQSSGSGQHGSGSSGHSESCGQQSHSSSSHQSSSCGQSGSRYGQSSGGESGSSQSSSQRRYGSSSGGQSERCRRQGHSSSSHRSSSCGGSGSRYGQSSGGGYGSGQSSSQRRYGSSSGGQSERCGRRERSSSSHRSSSYGRHRSCSGESSNFGQHGSGSRQSSSQRQHGSSSSGQSGSCGQQRRSSSSHQSSSYGQCQSGSGQSSNYGQQGSSYGQSSSCGSGSGGQSVSCGEQGQYSNYGQCSSGSGLPSSYGSGSGQSTCQSSSSQSGNGREQYNSNSQQSSTYGQCGSVCDQYSDYPQYGCQSSSSGTYGSSSAQYCSSGSHGSSVGGQTCSSGRQRCNSNGSCGEFGRQTVGSTFILYEDSNNESSGNRNNESKTLCSLSSQDGVGSQKTGGNYGRVRTYSGSQYPCSITPLYEYCQEQRFHFYK; this is encoded by the exons ATGTCTCAACTCTTACAAAGCATTGTCACCGTAATTGATGTCTTCTACAATTATTGTGGCCAAGATGAGGAATGTGACACATTGTGTAAAAAGGAACTTAAGGAACTTTTGAATAAAGAGATGGGTCCACTTCTGAAG AATCCCAACAATCCTGATACTGTGGATGTCTTCATGCAAATCTTAGACCGGGATCATGACAGAAGAGTGGACTTTACTGAATATCTGCTGATGGTATTCAAGTTGACCATGGCCTGCAATAAATCTGTCGTCAACGAATATTGCCATGCTTCAGGGTCAAAGCAGAAACACCAAAGACATCATCATCAGGAGGCACAAAATAAATCAGAGGACGAGGAAGTGTCAACAGAGCAAGAGTCAGACTCCAGTCACTCAAGCTGGAGTTCAAGACAAGGATATGGGTCATCTGGGTCTGGGCGATCACACAGGAGGAGCCACAGACAAGGGTCTGGCTCTATTGGGGGGGAAAGGAACGATTCCTCAGATCATGTAGCGCATGGGGAGGGCTCAAGAAGGAGCCATCATCGATCAAGTTCGAGCCACTCAGGGAGTAGTAGCCAAGAGAAATATGGATCCAAAGTAAATAAGCAGGTGGGGAGGAGACATAAAGGAAGTATTAGCCCCTCCAGATTTTCAGGAGGAGAAGAATATGAATATGGCACTAGCCACTCAGGTAGAGAGGAAAGACATGGATTCAGCAATAGCCAGACAGGGAGATTTGAGGGACCAGAAGAAGGGTTTGAAAGAGACAGAGGACAAGGACACAGCTCTAGATCACATCGTTCCTCTAGCTATGAGTCACAGCAGTCATCTACCTATGAGCAACACCAACCTAACTCTAGCCATTCCTCTAACTATGGACAAGGTGGATCAAGTTCAGGCCATTACTCAAACCAGGGACAACATGGTTCTGACTCAGAACAGTACTCCAATTATGGACAAAATCAGTCAGGCTCAGGACAGTCCTCAGGCCATGGGCACTGTGAATGTGGTTCAGGTCAGTCTTCTAGCCATGGACAACATGAGACAGGCTCGGGGCAATCCTCTAACTTTGGGACTAGTTCAGGTCAATCATCCAGGCAAAGAAGACATGGTTCTAGCTCAAATAGTCAGTCAGAAAGTTGGGGAGGACACAGACAAAGTTCAAGTTCAAGTCAGTCCTCCAGCCATAGGAGACATGGGTCAGGGTCAGGTCAATCCTCTGGTTATGGACAACATGGGTCAAGGTCTGGTCAGTCCTCCAGTTATGGTCATGGAGCAGGCTCAGGTCAGTCTTCTGGATATGGTCAACATGGGTCAGGGTCAGGTCAGTCCTCTGGCTATGGCCAATATGAATCTGGCTCAAGTCAGTCCTCTACCTGTGGACAGCATGGATCAGGATCCACTGGTCACTCAGAGAGTTGTGGAGGATCAGGACATTACTCCAGTTCACATCAGTCCTCTGGCTATGGACAACATGGGTCAGGCTCAGGTGAGTCCTCTAGCTATGGACAACATGGATCTAGCTCAGGGCAGTCTTCTGGCTATGGCCATGGGTCAGGGGCAGGTCAGTCCTCCGGCTATGGCCAACATGGATCTAGCTCAGGGCAGTCCTCCAGCTATGGCCAACATGGATCTAGCTCAGGTCAGTCCTCTGGCTATGGCCAACATGGGTCAGGCTCAGGTCAGTCCTCTGGCTATGGCCAACATGGATCTAGTTCAGGTCAGTCTTCCAGCTATGGCCAACATGGGTCAGGCTCAGGCTCAGGTCAGTCCTCTGGCTATGGCCAACATGGATCTAGCTCAGGTCAGTCTTCTGGCTATGGCCAACATGGTTCTAGCTCAGGTCAGTCCTCCGGCTATGGCCAACATGGATCTAGCTCAGGTCAGTCCTCCGGCTATGGCCAACATGGGTCAGGCTCAGGCTCAGGTCAGTCCTCTGGCTATGGCCAACATGGATCTAGCTCAG GTCAGTCCTCCGGCTATGGCCAACATGGATCTAGCTCAGGTCAGTCTTCTGGCTGTGGCCAACATGGATCCAGCTCAGGTCAGTCCTCTGGCTATGGCCAACATGGTTCTAGCTCAGGTCAGTCCTCTGGCTATGGCCAACATGGATCTAGCTCAGGTCAGTCCTCCGGCTATGGCCAACATGGGTCAGGCTCAGGCTCAGGTCAGTCCTCTGGCTATGGCCAACATGGATCTAGCTCAGGTCAGTCCTCCGGCTATGGCCAACATGGATCTAGCTCAGGTCAGTCTTCTGGCTGTGGCCAACATGGATCTAGCTCAGGTCAGTCTTCTGGCTATGGCCAACATGGTTCTAGCTCAGGTCAGTCCTCCGGCTATGGCCAACATGGATCTAGCTCAGGTCAGTCCTCCGGCTATGGCCAACATGGGTCAGGCTCAGGCTCAGGTCAGTCCTCTGGCTATGGCCAACATGGATCTAGCTCAGGTCAGTCCTCCGGCTATGGCCAACATGGATCTAGCTCAGGTCAGTCTTCTGGGTATGGCCAACATGGATCTAGCTCAGGTCAGTCTTCTGGGTATGGCCAACATGGTTCTACCTCAGGTCAGTCCTCCGGCTATGGTCAACATGGATCTAGCTCAGGTCAGTCTTCTGGCTATGGCCAACATGGGTCAGGCTCAGGTCAGTCCTCTGGCTATGGCCAACATGGATCTAGTTCAGGTCAGTCTTCCAGCTATGGCCAACATGGATCTAGCTCAGGTCAGTCCTCCGGCTATGGCCAACATGGGTCAGGCTCAGGTCAGTCCTCTGGCTATGGCCAACATGGATCTAGCTCAGGTCAGTCTTCTGGCTATGGCCAACATGGGTCAGGCTCAGGTCAGTCCTCTGGCTATGGTCAACATGGATCTAGCTCAGGTCAGTCTTCTGGCTATGGCCAACATGGGTCAGGCTCAGGTCAGTCCTCCGGCTATGGCCAACATGGATCTAGTTCAGGTCAGTCTTCCGGCTATGGCCAACATGGATCTAGCTCAGGTCAGTCTTCTGGGTATGGCCAACATGGATCTAGCTCAGGTCAGTCTTCTGGGTATGGCCAACATGGTTCTACCTCGGGTCAGTCCTCTGGCTATGGCCAACATGGATCTAGCTCAGGTCAATCCTCCGGCTATGGCCAACATGGATCTAGCTCAGGTCAGTCCTCCGGCTATGGCCAACATGGATCTAGCTCAGGTCAATCCTCCGGCTATGGCCAACATGGATCTAGCTCAGGTCAGTCCTCCGGCTATGGCCAACATGGGTCAGGCTCAGGTCAGTCCTCTGGCTATGGCCAACATGGATCTAGCTCAGGTCAGTCTTCCAGCCATGGTCAACATGGGTCAGGCTCAGGTCAATCCTCTGGCTATGGCCAACATGGATCTAGCTCAGGTCAGTCTTCTGGCTATGGCCAACATGGGTCAGGCTCAGGTCAATCCTCTGGCTATGGCCAACATGGTTCTAGCTCAGGTCAGTCCTCTGGCTGTGGCCAACATGGATCTAGCTCAGGTCAATCCTCTGGCTATGGCCAACATGGATCTAGTTCAGGTCAGTCTTCTGGCTCTGGCCAACATGGGTCAGGTTCCAGTGGTCATTCCGAGAGTTGTGGCCAACAAAGCCATAGTTCAAGTTCACATCAGTCTTCTAGCTGTGGTCAATCTGGGTCCAGGTATGGTCAGTCCTCTGGTGGTGAGTCTGGCTCTAGTCAATCCTCCAGCCAGAGAAGATATGGATCTAGTTCAGGTGGTCAGTCCGAGAGATGTAGACGACAAGGACATAGTTCAAGTTCACATCGGTCCTCTAGCTGTGGAGGATCTGGGTCCAGGTATGGTCAGTCCTCTGGTGGTGGGTATGGCTCTGGTCAATCCTCTAGCCAGAGAAGATATGGATCTAGTTCAGGTGGTCAGTCTGAGAGGTGTGGACGACGAGAACGTAGTTCAAGTTCACATCGGTCCTCTAGCTATGGACGACACAGATCTTGCTCTGGTGAATCAAGTAACTTTGGACAACATGGGTCTGGTTCAAGACAGTCATCTAGTCAAAGACAGCATGGATCCAGCTCAAGTGGTCAGTCAGGGAGTTGTGGACAGCAAAGACGTAGTTCAAGTTCACATCAGTCCTCCAGCTATGGACAATGCCAGTCTGGCTCAGGCCAGTCCTCTAATTATGGGCAACAAGGGTCCAGCTATGGCCAGTCTTCTAGCTGTGGATCTGGCTCAGGTGGTCAATCAGTAAGCTGTGGAGAACAAGGACAGTACTCTAACTATGGACAGTGTAGCTCTGGTTCAGGACTACCTTCCAGTTATGGGTCTGGATCAGGCCAGTCAACTTGCCAGAGTTCAAGCAGTCAGTCAGGAAACGGTAGAGAACAATATAATTCTAATTCACAACAGTCCTCTACTTATGGACAATGTGGGTCTGTATGCGATCAGTACTCTGACTATCCACAATATGGGTGTCAATCTTCTAGCTCTGGAACTTATGGTTCAAGTTCAGCTCAGTACTGTAGTTCTGGAAGTCATGGATCCAGTGTGGGTGGACAGACATGTAGTTCAGGGAGACAAAGATGTAATTCAAATGGTAGCTGTGGGGAGTTTGGGAGACAAACAGTTGGCTCAACCTTCATCCTGTATGAGGACAGTAACAATGAGTCATcaggaaatagaaataatgaaagtaaGACATTGTGCAGCCTCTCTAGCCAAGATGGAGTTGGTTCTCAGAAAACAGGAGGAAATTATGGAAGGGTGAGAACATACTCAGGTTCCCAATATCCCTGTAGCATCACTCCTCTCTATGAGTACTGCCAAgagcaaagatttcatttctacaAGTGA
- the LOC141539984 gene encoding uncharacterized protein LOC141539984 isoform X5 — MALATQVERKDMDSAIARQGDLRDQKKGLKETEDKDTALDHIVPLAMSHSSHLPMSNTNLTLAIPLTMDKVDQVQAITQTRDNMVLTQNSTPIMDKISQAQDSPQAMGTVNVVQVSLLAMDNMRQARGNPLTLGLVQVNHPGKEDMVLAQIVSQKVGEDTDKVQVQVSPPAIGDMGQGQVNPLVMDNMGQGLVSPPVMVMEQAQVSLLDMVNMGQGQVSPLAMANMNLAQVSPLPVDSMDQDPLVTQRVVEDQDITPVHISPLAMDNMGQAQVSPLAMDNMDLAQGSLLAMAMGQGQVSPPAMANMDLAQGSPPAMANMDLAQVSPLAMANMGQAQVSPLAMANMDLVQVSLPAMANMGQAQAQVSPLAMANMDLAQVSLLAMANMVLAQVSPPAMANMDLAQVSPPAMANMGQAQAQVSPLAMANMDLAQVSPPAMANMDLAQVSLLAVANMDPAQVSPLAMANMVLAQVSPLAMANMDLAQVSPPAMANMGQAQAQVSPLAMANMDLAQVSPPAMANMDLAQVSLLAVANMDLAQVSLLAMANMVLAQVSPPAMANMDLAQVSPPAMANMGQAQAQVSPLAMANMDLAQVSPPAMANMDLAQVSLLGMANMDLAQVSLLGMANMVLPQVSPPAMVNMDLAQVSLLAMANMGQAQVSPLAMANMDLVQVSLPAMANMDLAQVSPPAMANMGQAQVSPLAMANMDLAQVSLLAMANMGQAQVSPLAMVNMDLAQVSLLAMANMGQAQVSPPAMANMDLVQVSLPAMANMDLAQVSLLGMANMDLAQVSLLGMANMVLPRVSPLAMANMDLAQVNPPAMANMDLAQVSPPAMANMDLAQVNPPAMANMDLAQVSPPAMANMGQAQVSPLAMANMDLAQVSLPAMVNMGQAQVNPLAMANMDLAQVSLLAMANMGQAQVNPLAMANMVLAQVSPLAVANMDLAQVNPLAMANMDLVQVSLLALANMGQVPVVIPRVVANKAIVQVHISLLAVVNLGPGMVSPLVVSLALVNPPAREDMDLVQVVSPRDVDDKDIVQVHIGPLAVEDLGPGMVSPLVVGMALVNPLAREDMDLVQVVSLRGVDDENVVQVHIGPLAMDDTDLALVNQVTLDNMGLVQDSHLVKDSMDPAQVVSQGVVDSKDVVQVHISPPAMDNASLAQASPLIMGNKGPAMASLLAVDLAQVVNQ, encoded by the exons ATGGCACTAGCCACTCAGGTAGAGAGGAAAGACATGGATTCAGCAATAGCCAGACAGGGAGATTTGAGGGACCAGAAGAAGGGTTTGAAAGAGACAGAGGACAAGGACACAGCTCTAGATCACATCGTTCCTCTAGCTATGAGTCACAGCAGTCATCTACCTATGAGCAACACCAACCTAACTCTAGCCATTCCTCTAACTATGGACAAGGTGGATCAAGTTCAGGCCATTACTCAAACCAGGGACAACATGGTTCTGACTCAGAACAGTACTCCAATTATGGACAAAATCAGTCAGGCTCAGGACAGTCCTCAGGCCATGGGCACTGTGAATGTGGTTCAGGTCAGTCTTCTAGCCATGGACAACATGAGACAGGCTCGGGGCAATCCTCTAACTTTGGGACTAGTTCAGGTCAATCATCCAGGCAAAGAAGACATGGTTCTAGCTCAAATAGTCAGTCAGAAAGTTGGGGAGGACACAGACAAAGTTCAAGTTCAAGTCAGTCCTCCAGCCATAGGAGACATGGGTCAGGGTCAGGTCAATCCTCTGGTTATGGACAACATGGGTCAAGGTCTGGTCAGTCCTCCAGTTATGGTCATGGAGCAGGCTCAGGTCAGTCTTCTGGATATGGTCAACATGGGTCAGGGTCAGGTCAGTCCTCTGGCTATGGCCAATATGAATCTGGCTCAAGTCAGTCCTCTACCTGTGGACAGCATGGATCAGGATCCACTGGTCACTCAGAGAGTTGTGGAGGATCAGGACATTACTCCAGTTCACATCAGTCCTCTGGCTATGGACAACATGGGTCAGGCTCAGGTGAGTCCTCTAGCTATGGACAACATGGATCTAGCTCAGGGCAGTCTTCTGGCTATGGCCATGGGTCAGGGGCAGGTCAGTCCTCCGGCTATGGCCAACATGGATCTAGCTCAGGGCAGTCCTCCAGCTATGGCCAACATGGATCTAGCTCAGGTCAGTCCTCTGGCTATGGCCAACATGGGTCAGGCTCAGGTCAGTCCTCTGGCTATGGCCAACATGGATCTAGTTCAGGTCAGTCTTCCAGCTATGGCCAACATGGGTCAGGCTCAGGCTCAGGTCAGTCCTCTGGCTATGGCCAACATGGATCTAGCTCAGGTCAGTCTTCTGGCTATGGCCAACATGGTTCTAGCTCAGGTCAGTCCTCCGGCTATGGCCAACATGGATCTAGCTCAGGTCAGTCCTCCGGCTATGGCCAACATGGGTCAGGCTCAGGCTCAGGTCAGTCCTCTGGCTATGGCCAACATGGATCTAGCTCAG GTCAGTCCTCCGGCTATGGCCAACATGGATCTAGCTCAGGTCAGTCTTCTGGCTGTGGCCAACATGGATCCAGCTCAGGTCAGTCCTCTGGCTATGGCCAACATGGTTCTAGCTCAGGTCAGTCCTCTGGCTATGGCCAACATGGATCTAGCTCAGGTCAGTCCTCCGGCTATGGCCAACATGGGTCAGGCTCAGGCTCAGGTCAGTCCTCTGGCTATGGCCAACATGGATCTAGCTCAGGTCAGTCCTCCGGCTATGGCCAACATGGATCTAGCTCAGGTCAGTCTTCTGGCTGTGGCCAACATGGATCTAGCTCAGGTCAGTCTTCTGGCTATGGCCAACATGGTTCTAGCTCAGGTCAGTCCTCCGGCTATGGCCAACATGGATCTAGCTCAGGTCAGTCCTCCGGCTATGGCCAACATGGGTCAGGCTCAGGCTCAGGTCAGTCCTCTGGCTATGGCCAACATGGATCTAGCTCAGGTCAGTCCTCCGGCTATGGCCAACATGGATCTAGCTCAGGTCAGTCTTCTGGGTATGGCCAACATGGATCTAGCTCAGGTCAGTCTTCTGGGTATGGCCAACATGGTTCTACCTCAGGTCAGTCCTCCGGCTATGGTCAACATGGATCTAGCTCAGGTCAGTCTTCTGGCTATGGCCAACATGGGTCAGGCTCAGGTCAGTCCTCTGGCTATGGCCAACATGGATCTAGTTCAGGTCAGTCTTCCAGCTATGGCCAACATGGATCTAGCTCAGGTCAGTCCTCCGGCTATGGCCAACATGGGTCAGGCTCAGGTCAGTCCTCTGGCTATGGCCAACATGGATCTAGCTCAGGTCAGTCTTCTGGCTATGGCCAACATGGGTCAGGCTCAGGTCAGTCCTCTGGCTATGGTCAACATGGATCTAGCTCAGGTCAGTCTTCTGGCTATGGCCAACATGGGTCAGGCTCAGGTCAGTCCTCCGGCTATGGCCAACATGGATCTAGTTCAGGTCAGTCTTCCGGCTATGGCCAACATGGATCTAGCTCAGGTCAGTCTTCTGGGTATGGCCAACATGGATCTAGCTCAGGTCAGTCTTCTGGGTATGGCCAACATGGTTCTACCTCGGGTCAGTCCTCTGGCTATGGCCAACATGGATCTAGCTCAGGTCAATCCTCCGGCTATGGCCAACATGGATCTAGCTCAGGTCAGTCCTCCGGCTATGGCCAACATGGATCTAGCTCAGGTCAATCCTCCGGCTATGGCCAACATGGATCTAGCTCAGGTCAGTCCTCCGGCTATGGCCAACATGGGTCAGGCTCAGGTCAGTCCTCTGGCTATGGCCAACATGGATCTAGCTCAGGTCAGTCTTCCAGCCATGGTCAACATGGGTCAGGCTCAGGTCAATCCTCTGGCTATGGCCAACATGGATCTAGCTCAGGTCAGTCTTCTGGCTATGGCCAACATGGGTCAGGCTCAGGTCAATCCTCTGGCTATGGCCAACATGGTTCTAGCTCAGGTCAGTCCTCTGGCTGTGGCCAACATGGATCTAGCTCAGGTCAATCCTCTGGCTATGGCCAACATGGATCTAGTTCAGGTCAGTCTTCTGGCTCTGGCCAACATGGGTCAGGTTCCAGTGGTCATTCCGAGAGTTGTGGCCAACAAAGCCATAGTTCAAGTTCACATCAGTCTTCTAGCTGTGGTCAATCTGGGTCCAGGTATGGTCAGTCCTCTGGTGGTGAGTCTGGCTCTAGTCAATCCTCCAGCCAGAGAAGATATGGATCTAGTTCAGGTGGTCAGTCCGAGAGATGTAGACGACAAGGACATAGTTCAAGTTCACATCGGTCCTCTAGCTGTGGAGGATCTGGGTCCAGGTATGGTCAGTCCTCTGGTGGTGGGTATGGCTCTGGTCAATCCTCTAGCCAGAGAAGATATGGATCTAGTTCAGGTGGTCAGTCTGAGAGGTGTGGACGACGAGAACGTAGTTCAAGTTCACATCGGTCCTCTAGCTATGGACGACACAGATCTTGCTCTGGTGAATCAAGTAACTTTGGACAACATGGGTCTGGTTCAAGACAGTCATCTAGTCAAAGACAGCATGGATCCAGCTCAAGTGGTCAGTCAGGGAGTTGTGGACAGCAAAGACGTAGTTCAAGTTCACATCAGTCCTCCAGCTATGGACAATGCCAGTCTGGCTCAGGCCAGTCCTCTAATTATGGGCAACAAGGGTCCAGCTATGGCCAGTCTTCTAGCTGTGGATCTGGCTCAGGTGGTCAATCAGTAA